A window from Drosophila nasuta strain 15112-1781.00 chromosome 3, ASM2355853v1, whole genome shotgun sequence encodes these proteins:
- the LOC132791734 gene encoding lipopolysaccharide-induced tumor necrosis factor-alpha factor homolog — MSSPVGPTPANVVCPNCRQQVTTRTEPKATNKTHLIALLMCCCFCWICAPFLYCTECARNTDHYCPSCQTFIGSYER; from the exons atgtccTCTCCCGTTGGCCCAACTCCGGCAAATGTTGTCTGCCCCAATTGCCGGCAACAGGTGACAACTCGCACTGAGCCAAAGGCCACGAACAAAACGCATTTGATTGCGCTTCTCATGTGCTGCTGCTT CTGCTGGATCTGTGCTCCGTTTCTCTACTGCACAGAGTGTGCTCGCAACACCGACCACTATTGCCCCTCGTGCCAGACCTTCATCGGCAGCTATGAGCGCTGA
- the LOC132790209 gene encoding lipopolysaccharide-induced tumor necrosis factor-alpha factor homolog isoform X1 — protein MEKGKIENEQPPSYGDLASAPTMLPPQQMPQPMPQQMPQQMPQVMPQGMMQPMPQGMPPQQTIFPMQQQPVYIQAPAPNYLGGMPTMVTCPSCHAHQQSVVRYDPNTKTHLMALLICILGMFSGICCCCIPYCMDSCQSAVHHCRNCGAYIGTYQN, from the exons ATGGAAAAAGGCAAAATCGAAAACGAGCAGCCGCCAAGCTATGGTGATTTGGCGAGTGCTCCAACAATGCTACCACCACAGCAAATGCCACAGCCAATGCCGCAGCAAATGCCGCAGCAAATGCCGCAAGTAATGCCACAAGGAATGATGCAACCGATGCCACAAGGAATGCCACCACAACAAACCATCTTTCCCATGCAGCAACAACCTGTTTACATTCAGG CACCAGCACCAAATTATTTGGGCGGCATGCCGACGATGGTAACGTGCCCCTCGTGCCACGCTCATCAGCAGAGCGTGGTCAGATATGACCCCAACACGAAGACACATTTGATGGCGCTCCTTATTTGTATCTTGGG GATGTTCAGTggaatttgttgctgttgcattccCTACTGTATGGACTCCTGCCAGAGTGCCGTACATCATTGCCGCAACTGCGGCGCCTATATTGGCACCTACCAAAACTAA
- the LOC132790209 gene encoding lipopolysaccharide-induced tumor necrosis factor-alpha factor homolog isoform X2, producing the protein MEKGKIENEQPPSYGDLASAPTMLPPQQMPQPMPQQMPQQMPQVMPQGMMQPMPQGMPPQQTIFPMQQQPVYIQAPAPNYLGGMPTMVTCPSCHAHQQSVVRYDPNTKTHLMALLICILGGICCCCIPYCMDSCQSAVHHCRNCGAYIGTYQN; encoded by the exons ATGGAAAAAGGCAAAATCGAAAACGAGCAGCCGCCAAGCTATGGTGATTTGGCGAGTGCTCCAACAATGCTACCACCACAGCAAATGCCACAGCCAATGCCGCAGCAAATGCCGCAGCAAATGCCGCAAGTAATGCCACAAGGAATGATGCAACCGATGCCACAAGGAATGCCACCACAACAAACCATCTTTCCCATGCAGCAACAACCTGTTTACATTCAGG CACCAGCACCAAATTATTTGGGCGGCATGCCGACGATGGTAACGTGCCCCTCGTGCCACGCTCATCAGCAGAGCGTGGTCAGATATGACCCCAACACGAAGACACATTTGATGGCGCTCCTTATTTGTATCTTGGG TggaatttgttgctgttgcattccCTACTGTATGGACTCCTGCCAGAGTGCCGTACATCATTGCCGCAACTGCGGCGCCTATATTGGCACCTACCAAAACTAA